The Victivallis sp. Marseille-Q1083 DNA window GCGCTGCCGGTTGAAGGTGGCGGCAGACGCCAATCCGGTGCCGGTGGAGGTGGTGGAGGCGGATATCCGCGACATCGATTTCGAACGCAATATTCTGACCGTTTCCAATTATACGCTGCAATTCCTGGCGCCGGAAGACCGGATGCCGCTGCTGCAGCGAATCTGGGACAGCATGTTGCCGGGAGCGGCGCTGATTCTGTCGGAGAAGGTGACTTTCGAAGCGTTGGCCAACCGGGAGTTGTTCCGTGAAATCTATCACGACTGGAAAGCCGGCAACGGTTACAGCCGCCTGGAAATCAGCCGCAAGCGCGACGCGTTGGAAAATGTTTTGATTCCCGATACGATCGATTGTCATCTGCGTCGTTTGCAGTCGATCGGTTACCGGCAGGCGGAAGTCTGGTTTCAGTCGTTCAACTTTGTTTCCATCGTCGCCTTCAAATGAACCACGTCCACTATGAGGATTTTCTGGCTGCCGCCCGGAACAGTAGACTGGCCCCCTGGGCGGAGGAGCTCTATTCCCACGCCTCGAAAGGATTGTTGGCGGCGAATCACGGCGATTTTCCCCGTTGGCTGAGCGCCTTCGAGGCGCTGCCGGAAATCCATTTCAGCGAGTATGCGCTGGACAGCGCCGT harbors:
- the cmoA gene encoding carboxy-S-adenosyl-L-methionine synthase CmoA; amino-acid sequence: MRDTIFASGAPPVRFQFDEQVAGVFDDMIRRSVPGYEYVVAMCGLFAGRLAQAGANCYDLGCSLGTTTLAMRSRIAVPDCRIVAVDNSAAMVERCRLKVAADANPVPVEVVEADIRDIDFERNILTVSNYTLQFLAPEDRMPLLQRIWDSMLPGAALILSEKVTFEALANRELFREIYHDWKAGNGYSRLEISRKRDALENVLIPDTIDCHLRRLQSIGYRQAEVWFQSFNFVSIVAFK